The following are encoded together in the Vigna angularis cultivar LongXiaoDou No.4 chromosome 9, ASM1680809v1, whole genome shotgun sequence genome:
- the LOC108320497 gene encoding pleiotropic drug resistance protein 1 isoform X1 produces MEGSDIYRASNSLRASSSTAWRRSIMEGFSRSSHHEEGIDEEALKWAALEKLPTYNRLKKGLLTTSRGVANEIDITELGFRERQKLLDRLINVAEEDNERFLLKLKGRIDRVGIDIPTIEVRYEHLNVEAETYVGSRALPTFVNFVTNMVESVFTSLHILSGKKKHVTILKDVSGIIKPRRMTLLLGPPSSGKTTLLLALSGKLDPNLKASGRVTYNGHGFDEFVPQRTAAYISQNDVHVGEMTVRETLAFSARCQGVGTRYDLLSELARREKEAKIKPDPDIDVYMKAAVTGGQEASLVTDYVLKILGLDICADTMMGDEMLRGISGGQRKRVTTGEMLVGPANALFMDEISTGLDSSTTFQIVKCLRQYVHILDGTAVISLLQPAPETYELFDDIILISDGQIVYQGPREHVLEFFESVGFQCPERKGVADFLQEVTSRKDQEQYWMHRDEPYRFVTVTKFTEAFQSFHVGRRIGEELATPFDKSKSHPAALTTKRYGVNKKDLVKANISRELLLMKRNSFVYIFKLFQLTILAILTMTMFLRTEMHRDNLGDGGVYTGALFFAVVILMFNGLAEISMTIVKLPIFYKQRDLLFYPSWAYAIPSWILKIPITFLEAAVWVFLTYYVIGFDPNVSRFLKQYLVLLLINQMSSGLFRAIAALGRNMIVANTFGSFALLILFALGGFILSRNDIKDWWIWGYWISPLMYGQNAIVVNEFLGNSWNHFTPNSNKTLGIQILESRGFFTHAYWYWIGIGALIGFIFLFNIMYTLALTYLNPFDKPQTTITEESEGGVANGRAGEEELTCLESYGSANSVVSCSRRKNRGMVLPFEPYSITFDQIVYSVDMPQEMKDQGVREDKLVLLKGVSGAFCPGVLTALMGVSGAGKTTLMDVLAGRKTGGYIEGNIKVSGYPKRQETFARISGYCEQNDIHSPHVTVYESLVYSAWLRLTAEVESKTRKMFIEEVMELVELNPLRNSLVGLPGVSGLSTEQRKRLTIAVELVANPSIIFMDEPTSGLDARAAAIVMRTVRNTVDTGRTVVCTIHQPSIDIFEAFDELFLMKRGGQEIYVGPLGRHSSQLIKYFESFEGVSKIKDGYNPATWMLEVTTPAQELTLGVDFHEIYKNSELYRRNKQLIAELGNPGHGSKDIHFPTRYAQSLLVQCLACLWKQHWSYWRNPPYTAVRFLSTTVIAVMFGTMFWDLGGKYSSRQDLFNAMGSMYNAVLFVGIQNSASVQPVVAIGRTVFYRERAAGMYSAFPYALAQVIIELPYIFVQATTYSVIVYSMMGFEWTLEKFFWYMFFMYFTLCYFTFYGMMTVAVTPNHHVASVVAAAFYGIWNLFSGFVIPRPNMPVWWRWYYWACPVAWTIYGLLASQFGDITDVMKLENISVQEFLRSYFGIRHDFIGVSAIMVSGFAGLFAVIFAVSIKAFNFQKR; encoded by the exons ATGGAGGGGAGTGATATATACAGAGCAAGTAATAGTTTACGTGCGAGCAGTTCTACTGCATGGAGAAGGAGTATAATGGAGGGTTTTTCGAGGTCATCACATCATGAAGAGGGAATAGATGAAGAAGCTCTGAAATGGGCTGCACTTGAGAAGCTACCTACTTACAACCGTTTGAAGAAAGGCTTGTTGACCACTTCTCGTGGAGTCGCCAATGAGATTGATATAACTGAACTTGGATTTCGAGAAAGACAGAAACTTTTGGACAGGTTGATCAATGTTGCTGAAGAGGACAATGAGAGGTTTCTGTTGAAGCTTAAGGGTCGGATTGATAG AGTTGGGATTGATATTCCAACAATCGAAGTTCGATATGAGCACTTAAATGTTGAGGCAGAGACTTATGTGGGAAGTAGAGCTTTGCCTACTTTTGTGAACTTCGTTACAAACATGGTGGAG AGTGTCTTTACTTCTCTCCATATTCTCTCAGGCAAAAAGAAACATGTTACTATCCTTAAAGATGTCAGTGGAATAATCAAACCTCGCAGGATGACACTACTTTTGGGTCCTCCAAGTTCAGGAAAAACCACTCTCCTTTTAGCCCTGTCAGGAAAACTTGATCCAAATCTTAAG GCATCGGGGAGAGTGACTTATAATGGGCATGGATTTGACGAGTTTGTTCCTCAGAGAACAGCTGCATATATTAGCCAGAATGATGTTCATGTTGGAGAAATGACAGTGAGGGAAACTTTGGCATTCTCAGCAAGGTGCCAAGGAGTTGGAACACGTTACG ACTTGCTATCTGAGTTGgctagaagagaaaaagaagcaaagatCAAGCCAGACCCGGACATTGATGTCTACATGAAG GCAGCTGTAACTGGAGGTCAGGAGGCAAGTCTGGTAACAGATTATGTTCTGAAG ATTCTGGGGTTGGATATATGTGCTGATACAATGATGGGGGATGAAATGTTGCGTGGTATATCTGGAGGACAAAGGAAGAGGGTTACTACAGGGGAGATGTTGGTTGGACCAGCAAATGCTCTATTTATGGATGAAATATCCACTGGTTTAGACAGTTCCACAACTTTTCAAATTGTGAAGTGTCTCAGGCAATATGTTCACATTCTTGATGGAACTGCAGTTATCTCTTTACTCCAGCCTGCACCGGAGACTTATGAACTTTTTGATGACATTATTCTTATATCTGATGGCCAAATTGTCTACCAAGGACCCCGTGAACATGTTCTTGAATTTTTTGAATCTGTTGGTTTCCAATGTCCCGAGAGGAAAGGTGTTGCTGACTTTCTACAAGAA GTAACTTCAAGAAAGGATCAAGAGCAGTATTGGATGCACAGAGATGAGCCATACAGGTTTGTAACTGTCACTAAATTTACTGAGGCATTTCAGTCATTTCATGTTGGGAGGAGAATTGGAGAAGAGCTTGCAACTCCATTTGACAAGTCCAAAAGCCACCCAGCTGCATTAACCACCAAAAGGTATGGCGTGAACAAGAAGGATTTGGTAAAGGCTAACATCTCAAGAGAGCTTTTGCTCATGAAAAGGAATTCATTTGTTTACATCTTCAAGCTGTTCCAG CTTACGATCTTGGCAATATTGACCATGACAATGTTTCTGCGAACTGAGATGCATCGGGATAACTTGGGTGATGGAGGTGTTTATACTGGTGCTCTATTTTTCGCAGTAGTAATTCTCATGTTTAATGGATTGGCTGAGATTTCAATGACCATTGTAAAGCTTCCTATTTTCTACAAGCAACGAGACCTTCTATTTTATCCTTCATGGGCATATGCTATTCCCTCATGGATCCTCAAGATCCCTATTACATTTTTAGAGGCTGCTGTTTGGGTATTTCTGACCTACTACGTAATTGGATTTGATCCAAATGTTTCGAG GTTTTTAAAGCAGTACCTTGTGCTACTACTGATAAACCAAATGTCTTCTGGTTTGTTCCGAGCTATTGCAGCACTTGGTAGGAACATGATTGTGGCTAACACATTTGGGTCATTTGCACTTCTCATTCTTTTTGCATTGGGTGGCTTCATTCTATCAAGAA ATGATATCAAGGACTGGTGGATTTGGGGTTACTGGATTTCACCTTTAATGTATGGACAGAATGCAATAGTGGTGAATGAATTCCTTGGAAACAGTTGGAACCAC TTCACCCCAAATTCAAATAAGACTTTGGGAATTCAAATTCTGGAGTCCCGTGGGTTCTTCACACATGCATATTGGTACTGGATAGGAATTGGGGCATTGATTGGATTTATCTTCCTCTTCAACATTATGTACACTTTGGCTCTCACTTACCTAAATC CATTTGACAAGCCGCAGACAACAATAACTGAAGAATCAGAAGGTGGTGTGGCTAATGGGAGAGCAGGAGAAGAAGAATTAACATGCTTAG AAAGTTATGGAAGTGCTAATTCTGTTGTGAGTTGTAGCCGCAGAAAGAATAGAGGAATGGTTCTTCCTTTTGAACCATATTCTATCACATTTGATCAAATAGTGTACTCTGTTGATATGCCACAA GAAATGAAGGATCAAGGTGTAAGGGAGGACAAATTGGTGCTTTTGAAAGGTGTGAGTGGTGCATTTTGTCCTGGTGTTCTCACAGCTTTGATGGGTGTAAGTGGTGCTGGAAAAACTACTTTGATGGATGTTTTAGCTGGAAGGAAAACTGGTGGCTATATTGAGGGAAACATAAAAGTTTCTGGTTATCCCAAAAGGCAAGAAACATTTGCTCGTATTTCGGGTTATTGTGAGCAGAATGACATCCACTCTCCTCATGTTACCGTCTATGAGTCCTTGGTCTACTCTGCATGGCTTCGTTTGACAGCAGAAGTTGAATCCAAGACTAGAAAG ATGTTCATTGAGGAAGTCATGGAACTGGTGGAGTTGAATCCATTGAGGAACTCACTGGTTGGCTTGCCTGGTGTGAGTGGTCTCTCAACAGAACAACGTAAGAGGCTAACAATAGCAGTTGAATTAGTGGCTAATCCGTCCATAATTTTCATGGATGAGCCTACTTCTGGGTTAGATGCTAGAGCTGCTGCAATTGTTATGAGAACTGTTAGGAACACAGTTGACACTGGAAGAACAGTTGTTTGCACCATCCATCAGCCAAGCATTGACATATTTGAAGCATTTGATGAG TTATTCCTAATGAAGCGTGGAGGACAAGAAATATATGTTGGACCATTGGGTCGCCATTCTAGTCAATTGATCAAGTATTTTGAG AGCTTTGAAGGAGTTAGTAAAATCAAAGATGGCTACAACCCAGCAACTTGGATGTTGGAAGTCACAACTCCAGCACAGGAACTTACTTTAGGTGTTGATTTTCATGAAATATACAAAAATTCTGAGCTGTACAG GAGAAACAAGCAACTTATAGCAGAACTAGGCAACCCCGGTCATGGATCAAAAGACATTCATTTTCCTACTCGATACGCTCAGTCACTTTTGGTTCAATGTCTAGCTTGCTTATGGAAACAACATTGGTCATATTGGCGCAATCCACCATATACAGCAGTGAGATTTCTATCAACTACTGTCATAGCTGTGATGTTTGGAACAATGTTTTGGGACCTTGGAGGCAAATA CTCTAGCAGACAGGACCTATTTAATGCAATGGGTTCAATGTATAACGCTGTTCTCTTTGTTGGTATCCAAAATTCTGCTTCTGTACAACCCGTAGTAGCCATTGGAAGAACTGTCTTTTACAGAGAAAGAGCTGCGGGAATGTATTCTGCCTTTCCATATGCACTTGCACAA GTTATAATTGAGCTACCTTATATTTTTGTGCAAGCTACAACATATTCTGTCATAGTTTATTCCATGATGGGATTTGAATGGACTTTAGAGAAGTTCTTTTGGTACATGTTTTTCATGTACTTCACATTGTGCTACTTCACCTTCTATGGCATGATGACTGTGGCTGTCACACCAAATCACCATGTTGCTTCTGTTGTGGCTGCTGCATTTTATGGAATTTGGAACCTTTTCTCAGGATTTGTCATTCCACGACCT AACATGCCTGTCTGGTGGAGGTGGTATTACTGGGCATGCCCTGTGGCCTGGACCATATACGGGTTGCTTGCATCACAGTTTGGAGATATAACCGATGTGATGAAGTTAGAAAATATTTCAGTGCAAGAGTTCTTGAGAAGTTATTTTGGTATCAGACATGACTTCATAGGAGTTTCTGCAATCATGGTTTCTGGTTTTGCAGGCTTGTTTGCTGTTATTTTTGCTGTCTCAATCAAGGCCTTCAACTTCCAAAAGCGATAG
- the LOC108320442 gene encoding probable 2-oxoglutarate-dependent dioxygenase AOP1 isoform X2, producing the protein MEEQFDLPLETKMQKISDKPYHGYYGQNAHVPLYESLGINDPLTTEEIRKFTKLMWPAGHDHFCETMSLYAKLVVELDHMSKRMVFDGYGVDQKHCDSLLESTKYMLRSFKYRVPQKHENNLGLHAHTDTSFFTILHQNNVNGLQVKLKNEDWIDIDPSPFMFLILAGDAFKVWSNDRMQCCEHRVIISGKKERYSMGLFSLGGKVVEPQEELVDEEHPRQYKPFDHYEYLRFYATKKALQSKSRIKAFCGIDYADEN; encoded by the exons ATGGAAGAACAATTTGATCTTCCATTGGAAACCAAAATGCAAAAGATCAGTGACAAACCCTACCATGGTTACTATGGACAAAATGCTCATGTCCCTCTGTATGAATCCCTAGGGATCAACGATCCATTGACCACAGAAGAAATTCGGAAGTTCACGAAGCTAATGTGGCCAGCAGGACATGATCATTTCTG TGAGACTATGAGTCTGTATGCAAAGCTGGTTGTAGAATTGGATCATATGAGTAAAAGAATGGTGTTTGATGGGTATGGAGTGGATCAAAAGCACTGTGATTCTCTTCTGGAATCAACCAAGTACATGCTTCGGAGCTTCAAATATAGAGTGCCACAGAAGCATGAAAATAATCTGGGATTGCATGCTCACACAGACACATCATTCTTTACCATTTTGCATCAGAACAACGTAAATGGTCTGCAAGTAAAACTGAAAAATGAAGACTGGATTGACATTGATCCCTCTCCCTTCATGTTTCTCATCCTTGCAGGCGATGCATTTAAG GTTTGGAGTAATGATAGAATGCAGTGTTGTGAGCACCGAGTGATTATAAGTGGAAAGAAGGAAAGGTATTCGATGGGACTGTTTTCACTTGGTGGCAAGGTGGTTGAACCACAAGAAGAGCTTGTTGATGAAGAACATCCAAGACAATATAAGCCATTTGATCATTATGAATACCTGCGTTTCTATGCAACAAAGAAGGCCCTTCAATCCAAGTCTCGAATCAAAGCATTCTGCGGCATAGACTATGCTGATGAGAACTGA
- the LOC108320442 gene encoding probable 2-oxoglutarate-dependent dioxygenase AOP1 isoform X1 encodes MMISQNICQVPVVDFTDKEMKPGTAKWASACKVIRNALEDHGCFYALYDKVPTELHNSVFTLMEEQFDLPLETKMQKISDKPYHGYYGQNAHVPLYESLGINDPLTTEEIRKFTKLMWPAGHDHFCETMSLYAKLVVELDHMSKRMVFDGYGVDQKHCDSLLESTKYMLRSFKYRVPQKHENNLGLHAHTDTSFFTILHQNNVNGLQVKLKNEDWIDIDPSPFMFLILAGDAFKVWSNDRMQCCEHRVIISGKKERYSMGLFSLGGKVVEPQEELVDEEHPRQYKPFDHYEYLRFYATKKALQSKSRIKAFCGIDYADEN; translated from the exons ATGATGATTTCCCAAAATATTTGTCAGGTTCCTGTAGTAGACTTCACTGATAAGGAGATGAAACCAGGTACAGCAAAATGGGCTTCAGCATGCAAAGTGATCCGAAATGCACTTGAAGATCATGGTTGTTTTTATGCGTTGTATGATAAAGTTCCTACGGAGCTTCACAACTCAGTTTTTACTCTAATGGAAGAACAATTTGATCTTCCATTGGAAACCAAAATGCAAAAGATCAGTGACAAACCCTACCATGGTTACTATGGACAAAATGCTCATGTCCCTCTGTATGAATCCCTAGGGATCAACGATCCATTGACCACAGAAGAAATTCGGAAGTTCACGAAGCTAATGTGGCCAGCAGGACATGATCATTTCTG TGAGACTATGAGTCTGTATGCAAAGCTGGTTGTAGAATTGGATCATATGAGTAAAAGAATGGTGTTTGATGGGTATGGAGTGGATCAAAAGCACTGTGATTCTCTTCTGGAATCAACCAAGTACATGCTTCGGAGCTTCAAATATAGAGTGCCACAGAAGCATGAAAATAATCTGGGATTGCATGCTCACACAGACACATCATTCTTTACCATTTTGCATCAGAACAACGTAAATGGTCTGCAAGTAAAACTGAAAAATGAAGACTGGATTGACATTGATCCCTCTCCCTTCATGTTTCTCATCCTTGCAGGCGATGCATTTAAG GTTTGGAGTAATGATAGAATGCAGTGTTGTGAGCACCGAGTGATTATAAGTGGAAAGAAGGAAAGGTATTCGATGGGACTGTTTTCACTTGGTGGCAAGGTGGTTGAACCACAAGAAGAGCTTGTTGATGAAGAACATCCAAGACAATATAAGCCATTTGATCATTATGAATACCTGCGTTTCTATGCAACAAAGAAGGCCCTTCAATCCAAGTCTCGAATCAAAGCATTCTGCGGCATAGACTATGCTGATGAGAACTGA
- the LOC108320497 gene encoding pleiotropic drug resistance protein 1 isoform X2, translating to MTLLLGPPSSGKTTLLLALSGKLDPNLKASGRVTYNGHGFDEFVPQRTAAYISQNDVHVGEMTVRETLAFSARCQGVGTRYDLLSELARREKEAKIKPDPDIDVYMKAAVTGGQEASLVTDYVLKILGLDICADTMMGDEMLRGISGGQRKRVTTGEMLVGPANALFMDEISTGLDSSTTFQIVKCLRQYVHILDGTAVISLLQPAPETYELFDDIILISDGQIVYQGPREHVLEFFESVGFQCPERKGVADFLQEVTSRKDQEQYWMHRDEPYRFVTVTKFTEAFQSFHVGRRIGEELATPFDKSKSHPAALTTKRYGVNKKDLVKANISRELLLMKRNSFVYIFKLFQLTILAILTMTMFLRTEMHRDNLGDGGVYTGALFFAVVILMFNGLAEISMTIVKLPIFYKQRDLLFYPSWAYAIPSWILKIPITFLEAAVWVFLTYYVIGFDPNVSRFLKQYLVLLLINQMSSGLFRAIAALGRNMIVANTFGSFALLILFALGGFILSRNDIKDWWIWGYWISPLMYGQNAIVVNEFLGNSWNHFTPNSNKTLGIQILESRGFFTHAYWYWIGIGALIGFIFLFNIMYTLALTYLNPFDKPQTTITEESEGGVANGRAGEEELTCLESYGSANSVVSCSRRKNRGMVLPFEPYSITFDQIVYSVDMPQEMKDQGVREDKLVLLKGVSGAFCPGVLTALMGVSGAGKTTLMDVLAGRKTGGYIEGNIKVSGYPKRQETFARISGYCEQNDIHSPHVTVYESLVYSAWLRLTAEVESKTRKMFIEEVMELVELNPLRNSLVGLPGVSGLSTEQRKRLTIAVELVANPSIIFMDEPTSGLDARAAAIVMRTVRNTVDTGRTVVCTIHQPSIDIFEAFDELFLMKRGGQEIYVGPLGRHSSQLIKYFESFEGVSKIKDGYNPATWMLEVTTPAQELTLGVDFHEIYKNSELYRRNKQLIAELGNPGHGSKDIHFPTRYAQSLLVQCLACLWKQHWSYWRNPPYTAVRFLSTTVIAVMFGTMFWDLGGKYSSRQDLFNAMGSMYNAVLFVGIQNSASVQPVVAIGRTVFYRERAAGMYSAFPYALAQVIIELPYIFVQATTYSVIVYSMMGFEWTLEKFFWYMFFMYFTLCYFTFYGMMTVAVTPNHHVASVVAAAFYGIWNLFSGFVIPRPNMPVWWRWYYWACPVAWTIYGLLASQFGDITDVMKLENISVQEFLRSYFGIRHDFIGVSAIMVSGFAGLFAVIFAVSIKAFNFQKR from the exons ATGACACTACTTTTGGGTCCTCCAAGTTCAGGAAAAACCACTCTCCTTTTAGCCCTGTCAGGAAAACTTGATCCAAATCTTAAG GCATCGGGGAGAGTGACTTATAATGGGCATGGATTTGACGAGTTTGTTCCTCAGAGAACAGCTGCATATATTAGCCAGAATGATGTTCATGTTGGAGAAATGACAGTGAGGGAAACTTTGGCATTCTCAGCAAGGTGCCAAGGAGTTGGAACACGTTACG ACTTGCTATCTGAGTTGgctagaagagaaaaagaagcaaagatCAAGCCAGACCCGGACATTGATGTCTACATGAAG GCAGCTGTAACTGGAGGTCAGGAGGCAAGTCTGGTAACAGATTATGTTCTGAAG ATTCTGGGGTTGGATATATGTGCTGATACAATGATGGGGGATGAAATGTTGCGTGGTATATCTGGAGGACAAAGGAAGAGGGTTACTACAGGGGAGATGTTGGTTGGACCAGCAAATGCTCTATTTATGGATGAAATATCCACTGGTTTAGACAGTTCCACAACTTTTCAAATTGTGAAGTGTCTCAGGCAATATGTTCACATTCTTGATGGAACTGCAGTTATCTCTTTACTCCAGCCTGCACCGGAGACTTATGAACTTTTTGATGACATTATTCTTATATCTGATGGCCAAATTGTCTACCAAGGACCCCGTGAACATGTTCTTGAATTTTTTGAATCTGTTGGTTTCCAATGTCCCGAGAGGAAAGGTGTTGCTGACTTTCTACAAGAA GTAACTTCAAGAAAGGATCAAGAGCAGTATTGGATGCACAGAGATGAGCCATACAGGTTTGTAACTGTCACTAAATTTACTGAGGCATTTCAGTCATTTCATGTTGGGAGGAGAATTGGAGAAGAGCTTGCAACTCCATTTGACAAGTCCAAAAGCCACCCAGCTGCATTAACCACCAAAAGGTATGGCGTGAACAAGAAGGATTTGGTAAAGGCTAACATCTCAAGAGAGCTTTTGCTCATGAAAAGGAATTCATTTGTTTACATCTTCAAGCTGTTCCAG CTTACGATCTTGGCAATATTGACCATGACAATGTTTCTGCGAACTGAGATGCATCGGGATAACTTGGGTGATGGAGGTGTTTATACTGGTGCTCTATTTTTCGCAGTAGTAATTCTCATGTTTAATGGATTGGCTGAGATTTCAATGACCATTGTAAAGCTTCCTATTTTCTACAAGCAACGAGACCTTCTATTTTATCCTTCATGGGCATATGCTATTCCCTCATGGATCCTCAAGATCCCTATTACATTTTTAGAGGCTGCTGTTTGGGTATTTCTGACCTACTACGTAATTGGATTTGATCCAAATGTTTCGAG GTTTTTAAAGCAGTACCTTGTGCTACTACTGATAAACCAAATGTCTTCTGGTTTGTTCCGAGCTATTGCAGCACTTGGTAGGAACATGATTGTGGCTAACACATTTGGGTCATTTGCACTTCTCATTCTTTTTGCATTGGGTGGCTTCATTCTATCAAGAA ATGATATCAAGGACTGGTGGATTTGGGGTTACTGGATTTCACCTTTAATGTATGGACAGAATGCAATAGTGGTGAATGAATTCCTTGGAAACAGTTGGAACCAC TTCACCCCAAATTCAAATAAGACTTTGGGAATTCAAATTCTGGAGTCCCGTGGGTTCTTCACACATGCATATTGGTACTGGATAGGAATTGGGGCATTGATTGGATTTATCTTCCTCTTCAACATTATGTACACTTTGGCTCTCACTTACCTAAATC CATTTGACAAGCCGCAGACAACAATAACTGAAGAATCAGAAGGTGGTGTGGCTAATGGGAGAGCAGGAGAAGAAGAATTAACATGCTTAG AAAGTTATGGAAGTGCTAATTCTGTTGTGAGTTGTAGCCGCAGAAAGAATAGAGGAATGGTTCTTCCTTTTGAACCATATTCTATCACATTTGATCAAATAGTGTACTCTGTTGATATGCCACAA GAAATGAAGGATCAAGGTGTAAGGGAGGACAAATTGGTGCTTTTGAAAGGTGTGAGTGGTGCATTTTGTCCTGGTGTTCTCACAGCTTTGATGGGTGTAAGTGGTGCTGGAAAAACTACTTTGATGGATGTTTTAGCTGGAAGGAAAACTGGTGGCTATATTGAGGGAAACATAAAAGTTTCTGGTTATCCCAAAAGGCAAGAAACATTTGCTCGTATTTCGGGTTATTGTGAGCAGAATGACATCCACTCTCCTCATGTTACCGTCTATGAGTCCTTGGTCTACTCTGCATGGCTTCGTTTGACAGCAGAAGTTGAATCCAAGACTAGAAAG ATGTTCATTGAGGAAGTCATGGAACTGGTGGAGTTGAATCCATTGAGGAACTCACTGGTTGGCTTGCCTGGTGTGAGTGGTCTCTCAACAGAACAACGTAAGAGGCTAACAATAGCAGTTGAATTAGTGGCTAATCCGTCCATAATTTTCATGGATGAGCCTACTTCTGGGTTAGATGCTAGAGCTGCTGCAATTGTTATGAGAACTGTTAGGAACACAGTTGACACTGGAAGAACAGTTGTTTGCACCATCCATCAGCCAAGCATTGACATATTTGAAGCATTTGATGAG TTATTCCTAATGAAGCGTGGAGGACAAGAAATATATGTTGGACCATTGGGTCGCCATTCTAGTCAATTGATCAAGTATTTTGAG AGCTTTGAAGGAGTTAGTAAAATCAAAGATGGCTACAACCCAGCAACTTGGATGTTGGAAGTCACAACTCCAGCACAGGAACTTACTTTAGGTGTTGATTTTCATGAAATATACAAAAATTCTGAGCTGTACAG GAGAAACAAGCAACTTATAGCAGAACTAGGCAACCCCGGTCATGGATCAAAAGACATTCATTTTCCTACTCGATACGCTCAGTCACTTTTGGTTCAATGTCTAGCTTGCTTATGGAAACAACATTGGTCATATTGGCGCAATCCACCATATACAGCAGTGAGATTTCTATCAACTACTGTCATAGCTGTGATGTTTGGAACAATGTTTTGGGACCTTGGAGGCAAATA CTCTAGCAGACAGGACCTATTTAATGCAATGGGTTCAATGTATAACGCTGTTCTCTTTGTTGGTATCCAAAATTCTGCTTCTGTACAACCCGTAGTAGCCATTGGAAGAACTGTCTTTTACAGAGAAAGAGCTGCGGGAATGTATTCTGCCTTTCCATATGCACTTGCACAA GTTATAATTGAGCTACCTTATATTTTTGTGCAAGCTACAACATATTCTGTCATAGTTTATTCCATGATGGGATTTGAATGGACTTTAGAGAAGTTCTTTTGGTACATGTTTTTCATGTACTTCACATTGTGCTACTTCACCTTCTATGGCATGATGACTGTGGCTGTCACACCAAATCACCATGTTGCTTCTGTTGTGGCTGCTGCATTTTATGGAATTTGGAACCTTTTCTCAGGATTTGTCATTCCACGACCT AACATGCCTGTCTGGTGGAGGTGGTATTACTGGGCATGCCCTGTGGCCTGGACCATATACGGGTTGCTTGCATCACAGTTTGGAGATATAACCGATGTGATGAAGTTAGAAAATATTTCAGTGCAAGAGTTCTTGAGAAGTTATTTTGGTATCAGACATGACTTCATAGGAGTTTCTGCAATCATGGTTTCTGGTTTTGCAGGCTTGTTTGCTGTTATTTTTGCTGTCTCAATCAAGGCCTTCAACTTCCAAAAGCGATAG